One genomic window of Leptospira paudalimensis includes the following:
- the rpsJ gene encoding 30S ribosomal protein S10 translates to MAGQRIRVKLKAFDHRLIDQSTFEIVATAKRTGATVSGPIPLPTKKEIYTVLRSPHVNKKAREQFEMRTHKRLIDILNTNEDTVEALMKLQLPAGVSVDIKS, encoded by the coding sequence ATGGCTGGACAAAGAATTCGCGTTAAGTTAAAAGCTTTCGATCATCGGTTGATTGACCAATCAACCTTTGAAATCGTTGCAACTGCGAAAAGGACTGGAGCTACTGTCTCCGGTCCTATCCCACTTCCAACGAAAAAAGAAATCTACACGGTATTACGTTCTCCGCACGTGAATAAAAAAGCTAGAGAACAATTTGAAATGAGAACTCACAAGAGACTCATCGATATTTTAAATACGAATGAAGATACGGTAGAAGCCCTAATGAAGCTTCAACTCCCTGCTGGAGTTTCCGTAGATATTAAATCCTAA
- the rplC gene encoding 50S ribosomal protein L3 produces MAKGLIGEKLGMAHIFNNDGKMVTVTVLRVGPCFVSQVKTSANDGYEAVQLAFGDAKEKHLTKAEVGHIKKANIASPKKTLVEFKGFEGVAVGSELKLADVFALNDTVKVTGTSKGKGTQGVVKRHGFAGGPAGHGSRFQRHPGSIGSNTTPGRVFKGLKMGGRMGSEQTTVRNLKVVKIDADANLVFVSGPVPGRERGIVTIEKIG; encoded by the coding sequence ATGGCTAAAGGTTTAATCGGCGAAAAATTGGGCATGGCCCACATATTCAATAACGACGGTAAGATGGTAACTGTTACTGTTTTACGCGTGGGTCCTTGTTTTGTGTCCCAGGTAAAAACATCTGCTAATGATGGCTATGAAGCTGTTCAATTAGCATTCGGTGATGCCAAAGAAAAACACTTAACAAAGGCCGAAGTTGGACACATTAAAAAAGCGAATATCGCTTCTCCTAAAAAAACTTTGGTTGAATTCAAAGGATTTGAAGGCGTTGCAGTGGGTTCAGAATTGAAACTCGCTGATGTTTTTGCTTTGAATGATACAGTAAAAGTGACCGGAACTTCTAAAGGGAAGGGAACACAAGGTGTTGTAAAACGCCATGGTTTTGCTGGTGGTCCTGCTGGGCACGGTTCTCGTTTCCAAAGACACCCTGGTTCGATTGGATCGAACACAACTCCTGGACGTGTGTTCAAGGGTTTGAAGATGGGTGGAAGAATGGGTTCTGAGCAGACAACTGTTCGAAACCTGAAAGTAGTAAAAATTGATGCAGATGCTAACTTGGTATTTGTATCCGGTCCGGTTCCAGGAAGGGAACGCGGTATCGTTACGATAGAAAAAATCGGATAG
- the rplD gene encoding 50S ribosomal protein L4 — translation MKARKYNKEGVFVSEVELPAELFATGISLGAIYDAVKAENANNRQGTHSTKDRSEVRGGGIKPWAQKGTGRARQGSIRAPHFVGGGIIHGPKPRDYSSNLSRSVKKKAVLSILNKKAEENRIAIIEDVEPSSYSTKSIYNILKNMDIAEKGNVGFVVAGENQFLKRSTRNIENLKYVNSKRVVCRDILYNNNLVISESALKELQAQYSKKG, via the coding sequence ATGAAAGCGCGTAAATACAATAAAGAAGGCGTATTCGTAAGCGAAGTTGAACTTCCGGCAGAATTATTTGCTACCGGCATTTCGCTTGGAGCCATCTATGATGCGGTTAAAGCTGAAAATGCGAACAACAGACAAGGAACACATTCGACTAAAGATCGTTCCGAAGTTCGCGGTGGGGGAATCAAACCTTGGGCTCAAAAAGGAACTGGTCGTGCAAGACAAGGATCCATCAGAGCTCCACATTTCGTTGGTGGTGGTATCATTCATGGACCAAAACCAAGAGATTATTCCTCTAACTTGTCACGCAGCGTTAAGAAGAAAGCTGTTCTCTCCATCCTTAACAAAAAGGCAGAAGAAAACAGAATCGCGATCATAGAAGACGTAGAACCTTCTTCTTACTCCACAAAGTCCATCTACAACATTTTGAAGAACATGGACATTGCAGAGAAGGGTAACGTGGGATTTGTAGTAGCTGGTGAAAACCAATTCCTAAAAAGATCCACTCGCAATATAGAGAACCTCAAATATGTGAACAGCAAACGAGTCGTTTGCCGAGACATCCTCTATAATAACAATTTAGTAATCTCTGAAAGCGCTTTAAAAGAGCTTCAGGCTCAGTATTCTAAGAAAGGATAA
- a CDS encoding 50S ribosomal protein L23 encodes MNLENVILSPVVTEKSQDLQTIGERMGKRTVKYTFKVHPDANKTLIKQALKQMYNVVPTAINVAVYRGKMKRFRNMPSPRPHYKKAVVTFADGANLDFAKV; translated from the coding sequence GTGAACCTAGAGAATGTAATCTTATCACCAGTTGTTACAGAAAAGTCGCAAGACCTGCAAACAATTGGAGAACGTATGGGAAAAAGAACTGTCAAGTATACGTTCAAAGTCCACCCGGATGCGAACAAAACTTTGATCAAACAAGCCCTGAAACAAATGTATAACGTCGTTCCGACTGCTATAAACGTAGCCGTTTATCGTGGAAAAATGAAACGTTTTAGAAACATGCCGTCCCCAAGACCTCACTACAAAAAAGCAGTAGTGACCTTTGCTGACGGAGCAAATTTGGATTTTGCTAAGGTTTAA